In Acinetobacter pittii, one genomic interval encodes:
- a CDS encoding DUF1833 family protein yields MDNEYAKFFLNRKVDIYQLECIELSHPSFLNTYRVVRNDDRGVYMQHKAGAGQVFYEYLPMSIQRSGMLGDLDQTLTVSISGLGDVLPDEFERVIEGQYSDVKPTVNYRLYSSDNLNTPIHYLLGLKLSGISMNHKAVTFKAESPRLNTAKTGDIFALDRFSGLKGAV; encoded by the coding sequence ATGGATAACGAGTATGCCAAGTTCTTTCTCAATCGCAAAGTCGATATCTATCAGCTGGAGTGTATTGAGTTATCACATCCATCTTTTCTAAACACATATCGGGTTGTCCGCAATGATGATCGGGGCGTCTATATGCAGCATAAGGCAGGGGCTGGTCAGGTCTTTTATGAATATCTACCTATGTCTATCCAAAGATCTGGAATGCTAGGGGATCTGGACCAGACCTTAACTGTTTCAATTTCAGGACTTGGGGATGTCTTGCCGGATGAGTTTGAAAGGGTAATTGAAGGGCAATATTCAGACGTTAAGCCTACCGTAAATTATCGACTCTATAGTTCGGACAACTTGAATACACCAATCCATTATTTGTTAGGACTGAAACTTTCAGGCATATCAATGAACCATAAAGCTGTGACATTCAAGGCTGAATCACCACGATTAAATACCGCGAAGACTGGAGATATTTTTGCACTGGATCGCTTTAGTGGTCTGAAGGGGGCTGTATGA
- a CDS encoding host specificity factor TipJ family phage tail protein produces the protein MIKIIYKQDPLSEEKTVEYAHTIGQWLTSKYESMPEHVRIFHTSSNMDHAEISFANEVTPKNAHDLKQLDFLPGTFIVIENPKGMPALIAAIVSIVLSVAVAFLMPAPSIAQTNQNNNQSSSANNELSNRENKMRVNGRITDNYGAGWNTPDLIAVPYKVYENNVEVEHIVGCIGRGHYQINGAYDGETNIVDIAGASVEVFRPGVDIVSGQPYFSLGTEITTPPLSVQHQNSVNGQILRPADTQSLEGTNYLQFTYPNEILRAAANNTDLTTKFVSNDRVEITNASFTYNGQTYDLNGTYSVLSVADDRMTLSNPAAVNPNWLKLKELSNQQTGALSPKLASIGEKWIGPFILDNIERNRVIFNFVASNGLYTVSTGGNQAAVNVTIEVEVTPVNESGAAIGNPMLKQIILKGSAKSRQTIGATLDMVTFQGRCSVRARRLTPTPAVESVVDEVKWQALYGAFPLQSTKYEYETVFRARTYATTGALAVKSRKINFDLQRMLPTYKNGAMTTELFPTSSFADALVSMALDDKIGRRTIDEIDIENIYRTYNDIVDYFGTPLAAEFCTTIDDTNLSFEELVTNLCDAVFCTAYRQNNKLKIYFERPTDNSVLLFNFRNIIPDSYKHDLTFGVMDDYDGLIYEYTDPTDDSRINIYLPDKGAKNPKEVKSVGVRNKWQAHFNAYRLWNKLRFQRKSITFDAAPESELLVLRDRIAVADYRNGIHQSGEVTKQEGLILTLSHDVDFIAGKSYVIYLQMGDGSVDLIPITAGSAKNKVILGRLPNAALKLSSDDFVNTIYTVVNDDTKGSLPYLVAKKDPVDQFSNTITAVNYDVRYYLNDKDFIDVPVDDSPIYIRYDQLDINLARLYQMQRGNLPTTGEISFVVEAGALVSSSSSLRPETRMVYKHTNNSETKEFIVPAAPELPAIDTGVFPPDLVVNLLIKGAVVGRGGDGGLPHLAYGGLSSDSNYTFTRTRRDGFQGAPGLMNRHSKLNLIIDGGTLARGGSGGGATPSGIYPELGYGVQGIPGGAGAPFGRVMTGQPIYSDTQDWRWYFIDSFMVVKVTDAEASVPGKGYRFQDDRYGSPLSGDGGRWGQRGTKSTNDGTWNWRYHGTTEGQPGAGGTAIVGVAPLTTKLINGGKILQTL, from the coding sequence ATGATTAAGATTATTTATAAACAAGATCCTTTGTCTGAAGAAAAGACAGTGGAATATGCTCACACCATAGGGCAATGGCTAACTTCCAAATATGAATCTATGCCTGAGCATGTCCGTATTTTTCATACATCAAGCAATATGGATCATGCGGAAATTTCGTTTGCCAATGAAGTTACACCTAAGAATGCTCATGACTTAAAACAACTGGATTTCTTACCTGGCACTTTTATTGTGATTGAAAATCCGAAAGGTATGCCTGCACTTATTGCGGCAATCGTTTCTATTGTTTTAAGCGTGGCGGTTGCATTTTTAATGCCTGCACCATCGATTGCTCAAACCAATCAGAATAACAACCAATCCTCATCTGCAAATAATGAACTTTCAAATCGTGAAAATAAGATGAGGGTAAACGGTCGCATTACAGATAACTATGGTGCTGGATGGAATACACCTGATCTGATTGCTGTACCTTACAAGGTTTATGAAAACAATGTTGAAGTTGAGCATATTGTTGGCTGTATTGGTCGTGGCCACTATCAAATTAATGGTGCGTACGATGGTGAAACCAATATTGTTGATATTGCCGGGGCATCAGTAGAAGTCTTCCGACCAGGCGTTGATATTGTTTCTGGACAGCCTTATTTTTCACTTGGTACCGAAATTACCACACCACCTTTAAGTGTTCAGCATCAAAACTCAGTGAATGGCCAGATCCTTCGACCGGCTGATACTCAAAGTCTGGAAGGCACTAATTATCTTCAATTTACTTATCCAAATGAGATCCTTCGAGCAGCTGCAAACAATACCGATTTAACGACTAAATTTGTCAGCAATGACCGTGTTGAAATCACTAATGCTTCATTTACCTATAACGGGCAAACATACGATTTAAACGGTACTTATAGCGTCTTATCCGTTGCTGATGATCGTATGACGTTATCAAATCCTGCTGCAGTTAATCCAAACTGGTTAAAGCTAAAAGAACTCAGTAACCAGCAAACAGGTGCTTTATCTCCAAAGCTTGCATCGATTGGTGAGAAATGGATTGGTCCATTCATCCTGGATAACATTGAACGTAACCGTGTCATTTTTAACTTTGTAGCCAGTAATGGGCTTTATACGGTATCAACAGGCGGCAATCAGGCGGCTGTAAACGTGACAATTGAAGTTGAGGTCACACCAGTGAATGAATCGGGTGCAGCCATTGGCAATCCAATGCTGAAACAGATCATTCTGAAAGGTTCAGCAAAGTCACGGCAGACTATTGGTGCAACGCTGGATATGGTCACATTTCAGGGGCGTTGTAGTGTACGTGCACGCCGTTTAACACCTACACCGGCTGTTGAAAGTGTAGTTGATGAGGTGAAGTGGCAAGCACTTTACGGAGCATTCCCGCTGCAAAGCACTAAGTATGAATATGAAACGGTTTTTCGTGCACGTACTTATGCAACTACAGGTGCGCTTGCAGTTAAGTCGCGCAAGATCAATTTTGATCTTCAGCGGATGTTGCCAACATATAAGAATGGAGCAATGACGACGGAGTTATTTCCAACGTCAAGCTTTGCTGATGCACTGGTGTCGATGGCACTGGATGACAAAATCGGACGCCGTACGATCGACGAAATTGATATAGAAAATATCTATCGTACTTATAACGATATTGTCGACTACTTCGGTACACCGTTAGCTGCAGAGTTCTGTACCACCATTGATGATACCAATCTCTCCTTTGAGGAGCTGGTCACTAACCTTTGTGATGCTGTGTTTTGTACAGCATACCGGCAAAACAATAAGCTCAAGATCTATTTTGAACGGCCAACAGATAACTCGGTGTTGCTGTTTAACTTCAGGAATATCATCCCTGATAGTTATAAGCATGATCTGACCTTTGGTGTAATGGACGATTACGATGGTTTGATCTATGAATACACGGATCCGACCGATGATAGCCGTATCAATATCTACTTGCCGGATAAAGGAGCCAAGAACCCAAAAGAGGTGAAATCGGTAGGTGTACGTAATAAGTGGCAAGCGCATTTCAATGCGTACAGGCTTTGGAACAAGCTCCGCTTTCAGCGCAAATCGATCACCTTTGATGCAGCTCCAGAATCGGAATTACTGGTTTTACGTGATCGCATCGCTGTAGCTGATTATCGAAATGGAATTCATCAAAGTGGTGAGGTGACAAAGCAAGAAGGCTTAATTCTTACCTTAAGTCATGATGTCGATTTCATTGCAGGTAAGAGCTACGTCATTTATCTGCAAATGGGAGATGGTAGTGTCGATTTGATTCCCATTACTGCAGGATCTGCTAAGAACAAGGTTATTTTAGGACGGTTACCGAACGCTGCATTAAAGCTAAGTTCTGATGATTTTGTGAATACCATCTACACCGTAGTTAATGATGATACCAAAGGTTCCTTGCCGTACCTTGTCGCAAAAAAAGATCCGGTAGATCAATTCTCGAATACGATTACTGCAGTGAATTACGATGTGCGCTATTACCTTAATGACAAGGACTTTATTGACGTACCAGTTGATGATTCACCGATCTACATTCGATACGACCAGCTAGATATTAACCTTGCGCGTTTATATCAAATGCAGAGGGGTAATTTGCCAACGACAGGTGAGATTAGTTTTGTGGTTGAGGCAGGGGCATTGGTTTCAAGCTCAAGTTCACTTCGGCCTGAAACACGTATGGTTTATAAGCATACGAATAACTCAGAAACTAAAGAGTTCATTGTTCCAGCTGCACCTGAATTACCAGCGATTGATACAGGAGTGTTTCCACCTGATCTAGTTGTGAATCTCCTAATCAAAGGCGCAGTTGTTGGGCGTGGAGGTGATGGAGGTCTCCCTCATTTAGCATATGGAGGATTATCTAGTGATTCCAATTATACCTTTACCAGAACACGTCGTGACGGGTTCCAAGGAGCACCAGGTTTAATGAACCGGCACAGTAAATTAAACCTGATCATTGATGGAGGAACACTGGCTCGTGGAGGTTCAGGTGGTGGTGCAACTCCTAGTGGCATCTACCCTGAACTTGGCTATGGAGTGCAGGGCATTCCTGGTGGGGCTGGTGCGCCGTTTGGCAGGGTTATGACAGGACAACCAATCTACAGTGATACTCAGGACTGGCGGTGGTACTTTATTGACAGTTTCATGGTTGTAAAAGTCACTGATGCTGAAGCTTCAGTGCCCGGTAAAGGTTATCGTTTTCAGGATGACCGTTATGGATCTCCATTATCAGGTGATGGTGGTAGATGGGGGCAGCGCGGTACCAAGTCCACAAACGATGGAACTTGGAACTGGCGATATCACGGCACGACTGAAGGTCAACCGGGTGCTGGTGGTACTGCAATTGTCGGCGTTGCACCACTCACAACTAAATTAATTAATGGAGGAAAAATTTTACAAACCCTTTAA